Genomic segment of Pseudomonas sp. DY-1:
CCGGACCGTTCCAGAGGATGGTCTTGGAGGACTTCAGCAGCTCGGCGAACTGGGCAGCGGTCTGCGGACCGATGTCCAGGATCATGTCGTCGTCGGCGACGTCGGCAATGGCCTTGACGGTAGCAGCGGCGCTCTCGGCGAACTCCTTGGCAACCACCACGTCAACCGGCAGCGGCACGCTGACCTTCGCGGCGATGGCCTTGGCGGTGTCCACCAGGTCGGCTTCGTACAGGGACTTGCCCACCTTGTAGCCGGCGGCAGCGAGGAACGTGTTGGCGATGCCGCCACCAACGATCAGTTGGTCGCAGATCTGCGACAGGGAATTCAGAACGTCCAGCTTGGTGGAAACCTTGGAGCCGGCAACGATCGCGGCCATCGGACGGGCCGGGTTACCCAGGGCCTTGCCCAGGGCGTCCAGCTCGGCGGCCAGCAGCGGGCCGGCCGCAGCGACCTTGGCGAACTTGGCCACGCCGTGAGTGGAGCCCTCGGCGCGGTGGGCGGTGCCGAAGGCGTCCATCACGAAGACGTCGCACAGCGCCGCGTATTGCTGCGCCAGCTCATCGGCGTTCTTCTTCTCGCCCTTGTTGAAGCGCACGTTCTCGAACAGCACCACCTGGCCGGGGGCAACGTCGACGCCGCCCAGATAGTCGGCCACCAGCGGCACTTCACGGCCCAGGGCCTTGCTCAGGTAGTCAGCCACCGGCTTCAGGCTGTTCTCTTCAGAAAACTCGCCTTCGGTGGGACGGCCCAAGTGGGAGCAGACCATTACCGCCGCGCCCTTCTCCAATGCCAGCTTGATGGTCGGCAGGGAGGCAAGGATGCGCGCATCACTCTTCACGACGCCGTCCTTCACCGGCACGTTGAGATCCTCACGGATCAGCACGCGCTTACCCTGGAGGTCGAGGTCGGTCATTTTCAACACGGTCATGGGGTCAGTCCTTCACGGGGGCTGGTAGTTAACGAGAAGCAGCGGAAACCCGCAGATAGTGGTCTGCGGTATCGAGCATACGGTTGGCGAAGCCCCATTCGTTGTCGAACCAGGCCAGCAGGTTGACCAGGCGCGGGCCGGACACACGGGTCTGGCTGCCGTCGACGATGGCGGAATGGGGATCGTGGTTGAAATCGCAGCTGGCGTGGGGCAGCTCGGTGTAGGCCAGGAGACCTTTCAGCGGACCGCTTTCGGCGGCTTCGCGAAGCACACGATTGATTTCAGCGGCCGACGTGTCGCGGGCAGTCTGCAAGGTGATGTCCAGGCAGGACACATTCACCGTCGGCACCCGGATCGCCTTGGCCTGAATGCGCCCGGTCAACTCAGGCAGCAGGCGCTCGATACCACGGGCGAGCCCGGTGGATACCGGAATCACCGACTGGAAGGCGGAGCGGGTGCGGCGCAGGTCTTCGTGGTGGTAGGCGTCGATCACGGGCTGGTCGTTCATCGCCGAGTGGATGGTAGTAATGGAGACGTACTCCAGACCCACGGACTCGTTGAGAAGTTTCAGCAGCGGTACGCCGCAGTTGGTGGTGCAGGATGCGTTGGACACCAGTTTCTCGGTGCCGGTCAAGCTGTCCTGATTGACGCCAAAGACGATGGTGGCGTCGATGTCCGACTCGTTGGACATCGGCTGGGACAGCAGCACACGCGGCGCGCCGGCAGCGAGGAAACGCTCGGCCTGCTCGCGGTGCGTGTACTGGCCGGAGCACTCCAGCACCAGATCCACGCCCAGGGCGGCCCAGTCGATGCCCTCAGGCTCGGCGTGGCGCAGCACCTTCACGCAGTCGCCGTTGATGTGCAGGCAATCGCCGTCCACGCGGACTTCGCCAGGGAAGCGGCCGTGGGTGGAGTCGAAGCGGGTCAGGTATTCGATGCTGGCCTGATCGGCCAGGTCGTTCAGCGCGACGATCTCGAAGCTCGCCCCGCCACTACGCTCGTGGAGCGCGCGCAGCACGCAACGGCCAATGCGGCCGTAGCCGTTGAGGGCGACTTTGAAGGGGCGGTTGCTTGGCATGGTGCGCTCGCAGGGCCGGAAAGGAAGAAGAAACCCCGTAGGAGCGAGCCTGCTCGCGAAACAAACGCTTCGCGAGCAAGCTCGTTCCTATTAACGGGTCAGACGTCGAGCAGTTCTTCGGCGGTGGCGACGATGTTGTCGACGGTGAAACCGAAGTGTTCGAACAGTGCAGCGGCCGGCGCCGACTCACCGAAGGTGGTCATGCCGATCACGCGACCTTCCAGGCCGACGTACTTGTACCAGAAGTCCGCATGTGCAGCTTCGATGGCGATACGCGCGCCAACCTGTACCGGCAGCACGGCCTGCTTGTACGCGGCGTCCTGCTGGTCGAACAGGCTGGTGGACGGCATGGACACCACGCGCACCTTGCGACCGGCGGCGGTCAGAGCCTCGAAGGCCTGGACAGCCAGGCCCACTTCGGAGCCGGTGGCGATCAGGATCAGTTCCGGTTCGCCGTCGCTGTCCTTCAGCACATAGCCGCCACGGGCGATGTTCGCGACCTGGTCAGCGTCGCGAGCCTGGTGGGGCAGGTTCTGGCGGGAGAAGATCAGCGCGCTCGGGCCATCATTGCGCTCGATGGAGGACTTCCAGGCCACGGCGGATTCCACCGCGTCGGCCGGACGCCAGGTGTTCAGGTTCGGGGTGCAGCGCAGGCTGGCCAGTTGCTCCACCGGCTGGTGAGTCGGGCCGTCTTCGCCCAGGCCGATCGAGTCGTGGGTGTAGACGAACAGCACGCGCTTCTTCATCAGCGCAGCCATGCGCACGGCATTGCAGGCGTATTCCATGAACACCAGGAAGGTGGCGCCGTAGGGAATGAAACCGCCGTGCAGGGCGATGCCGTTCATGATGGCGCTCATGCCGAACTCGCGAACGCCGTAGAACAGGTAGTTGCCAGAGGCATCCTCGGCGGACACGCCCTTGCAGCCCTTCCACAGGGTCAGGTTGGAGCCGGCCAGGTCAGCCGAGCCGCCGAGGAATTCCGGCAGCAGCGGGCCAAAGGCATTCAGGGCGTTCTGGCTGGCCTTGCGGCTGGCGATGGTTTCGCCCTTGGCGGCCACCTCAGCGATATAGGCATCGGCCTTGGCGGAGAAGTCGGCCGGCAGCTGGCCCTTGATGCGGCGCTGGAATTCAGCGGCCAGTTCCGGATGGGCGGCGGCGTATGCCTTGAAGCGCTCGTTCCACTCAGCCTCGCGAGAGGCGCCGGCGGCCTTGGCGTCCCACTCGGCGTAGATGTCGGCCGGGACTTCGAAGGGCGCATGGTTCCAGCCCAGGGCGGCGCGGGTCAGGGCGATCTCGTCGTTGCCCAGCGGGGCACCGTGGCACTCTTCCTTGCCCTGCTTGTTCGGCGAGCCGAAGCCGATCACGGTCTTGCAGCAGATCAGGGTCGGACGGTCGCTGGACTTGCGCGCGGTCTCGATGGCGGTCTTGATCTCATCGGCGTCATGGCCGTCGACGTTGCGGATCACCTGCCAGCCGTAGGCTTCGAAGCGCTTCGGAGTGTCGTCGGTGAACCAGCCGTGGACTTCGCCATCGATGGAGATGCCGTTGTCATCGTAGAAGGCGACCAGCTTGCCCAGACCGAGTGTGCCGGCCAGTGCGCAAACTTCGTGGGAAATGCCTTCCATCATGCAGCCATCACCGAGGAACACATAGGTGTTGTGGTCGACGATGTTGTGGCCGTCACGGTTGAACTGGGCAGCCAGGGTCTTTTCGGCGATGGCGAAGCCAACAGCGTTGGCGATGCCCTGGCCCAGCGGACCGGTGGTGGTCTCGACGCCGGCGGTATAGCCGTATTCCGGGTGGCCCGGAGTGCGACTGCCGAGCTGGCGGAAGTTCTTCAGGTCTTCGATGGTGAGGTCGTAGCCGGTCAGGTGCAGCAGCGAGTAGTTCAGCATCGAGCCGTGGCCGTTGGACAGCACGAAGCGGTCACGGTTGGGCCATTCGGGGTTGTTCGGGTTGTGCTGCAGGTAATCCCGCCAGAGCACTTCGGCGATATCGGCCATCCCCATGGGGGCGCCGGGGTGGCCGCTGTTGGCTTTCTGCACAGCATCCATGCTTAGGGCACGAATGGCATTGGCACGCTCACGACGGCTGGGCATCGCTTATCTCCTGCAGGTCTGAATAGACGGCTAATCGAAAAAAGGCCGCTATTTTCGCCCAGCCGGCAGGTCGCGGGCAATCACAGATGGTCGCTGTTCACCGGTCAGTTGCGCGAAAGTCCTCCCGCAGCCGCAAGGCAGGGCGCCTGGAACAGCTCTCCGTGCCAGAGTCCGGCCAGTGTCCGCGCCATCACTTGCAGCCAGATCAGCGCCAATCCGAGCGCCAGCGCCGCGCCAATCGGCCCGAAGAAGTCCATGCCGGTGCGCCGCTGGAGTTCAAAGGTGGCCAGGGTGAACACCGCCAGGGGGAAGGTGAAGCCCCACCAGCCCAGGTTGAATCGCATGTCCTGGCGCAGGTGGCGACGGGTGCAGAACAGCGCCATCACCAGCCACCAGAGCGCGGCGCCCCACAGCAGCAGGCTACCCAGCAGGCCAAGATCACGAGCGAGTTCCGCCACGCCCGCCAGTGGCGTGTCGGCAAAGGCAGCGGGCATGGCCTTGCCCAGGCTCAACAGCCCGAGGCAGCCAGTGGCCAGCGGCCCGACTGGCAGCCAACTGGTGGCGGCGAATTCGCTGCCCGGCAGCTTGTGCAGGGCCAGGCGCAGCAGCACCAGGGTGATCAGCGAGAACGCCAGGCTAAGGGACACGCCCCATAGCAGGTAGCCGACCACCAGCATCTGCCGCGCTGCTTCCGGAGCAAGATGCGGCGCCAGCACCCCGGCTGCGGCGGCGGCCACTTCCGGCGCGACGATGGGCAGCAGCCAGACTGCAGTGAGCTTCTCCAGGGCGTGATCCTGGCGGGTGAACATCAGGTAAGGCACCAGCAAGGCTGCGCCCAGGGCCAGCACCACATCCAGCCACCAGAGGCCATGGGCAAGGGCGATCACCTGGGAGCCCCAGTGCGGCGCGCCAAACAGCACCAGGCCATTGATCAAGGTCGCCAACCCCATGGGGATGGCGCCGAGGAACATCGACTGCACCGGGTGCAACAGCATGGGCCGCACGGTGTCGCGGAACAGCAGGACGCGGGCAAGGAACAGCAGGGCGAAGCCGCCAAAGAGCACGGCGTTGAACAACCACAGGCCTTCCGCAAGCTGCGCCTCGATCGCCCCGCCCCAAGGCAGTGCCGCCACCACCAATGCCAGCGCGCCAGTACCCATGGTCATGGCAAACCAGCTGGGCGTGAACTGACGAACGAAGGCGAAGGGTTCGGCAAGACGGGTGAAGGGGCGAGGCATCGCGGACTCCGGTCGGGTGATCCCGTGGCGGGATGAATGTCGGAGCCAGAGTAGGGAGCGCTGTGCTATATGAAAAATAC
This window contains:
- a CDS encoding phosphoglycerate kinase, which encodes MTVLKMTDLDLQGKRVLIREDLNVPVKDGVVKSDARILASLPTIKLALEKGAAVMVCSHLGRPTEGEFSEENSLKPVADYLSKALGREVPLVADYLGGVDVAPGQVVLFENVRFNKGEKKNADELAQQYAALCDVFVMDAFGTAHRAEGSTHGVAKFAKVAAAGPLLAAELDALGKALGNPARPMAAIVAGSKVSTKLDVLNSLSQICDQLIVGGGIANTFLAAAGYKVGKSLYEADLVDTAKAIAAKVSVPLPVDVVVAKEFAESAAATVKAIADVADDDMILDIGPQTAAQFAELLKSSKTILWNGPVGVFEFDQFGNGTKVLAQAIAESPAFSIAGGGDTLAAIDKYGVNEQISYISTGGGAFLEFVEGKVLPAVEVLEQRAKA
- the epd gene encoding erythrose-4-phosphate dehydrogenase, with the protein product MPSNRPFKVALNGYGRIGRCVLRALHERSGGASFEIVALNDLADQASIEYLTRFDSTHGRFPGEVRVDGDCLHINGDCVKVLRHAEPEGIDWAALGVDLVLECSGQYTHREQAERFLAAGAPRVLLSQPMSNESDIDATIVFGVNQDSLTGTEKLVSNASCTTNCGVPLLKLLNESVGLEYVSITTIHSAMNDQPVIDAYHHEDLRRTRSAFQSVIPVSTGLARGIERLLPELTGRIQAKAIRVPTVNVSCLDITLQTARDTSAAEINRVLREAAESGPLKGLLAYTELPHASCDFNHDPHSAIVDGSQTRVSGPRLVNLLAWFDNEWGFANRMLDTADHYLRVSAASR
- the tkt gene encoding transketolase translates to MPSRRERANAIRALSMDAVQKANSGHPGAPMGMADIAEVLWRDYLQHNPNNPEWPNRDRFVLSNGHGSMLNYSLLHLTGYDLTIEDLKNFRQLGSRTPGHPEYGYTAGVETTTGPLGQGIANAVGFAIAEKTLAAQFNRDGHNIVDHNTYVFLGDGCMMEGISHEVCALAGTLGLGKLVAFYDDNGISIDGEVHGWFTDDTPKRFEAYGWQVIRNVDGHDADEIKTAIETARKSSDRPTLICCKTVIGFGSPNKQGKEECHGAPLGNDEIALTRAALGWNHAPFEVPADIYAEWDAKAAGASREAEWNERFKAYAAAHPELAAEFQRRIKGQLPADFSAKADAYIAEVAAKGETIASRKASQNALNAFGPLLPEFLGGSADLAGSNLTLWKGCKGVSAEDASGNYLFYGVREFGMSAIMNGIALHGGFIPYGATFLVFMEYACNAVRMAALMKKRVLFVYTHDSIGLGEDGPTHQPVEQLASLRCTPNLNTWRPADAVESAVAWKSSIERNDGPSALIFSRQNLPHQARDADQVANIARGGYVLKDSDGEPELILIATGSEVGLAVQAFEALTAAGRKVRVVSMPSTSLFDQQDAAYKQAVLPVQVGARIAIEAAHADFWYKYVGLEGRVIGMTTFGESAPAAALFEHFGFTVDNIVATAEELLDV
- a CDS encoding TDT family transporter yields the protein MPRPFTRLAEPFAFVRQFTPSWFAMTMGTGALALVVAALPWGGAIEAQLAEGLWLFNAVLFGGFALLFLARVLLFRDTVRPMLLHPVQSMFLGAIPMGLATLINGLVLFGAPHWGSQVIALAHGLWWLDVVLALGAALLVPYLMFTRQDHALEKLTAVWLLPIVAPEVAAAAAGVLAPHLAPEAARQMLVVGYLLWGVSLSLAFSLITLVLLRLALHKLPGSEFAATSWLPVGPLATGCLGLLSLGKAMPAAFADTPLAGVAELARDLGLLGSLLLWGAALWWLVMALFCTRRHLRQDMRFNLGWWGFTFPLAVFTLATFELQRRTGMDFFGPIGAALALGLALIWLQVMARTLAGLWHGELFQAPCLAAAGGLSRN